The Primulina tabacum isolate GXHZ01 chromosome 1, ASM2559414v2, whole genome shotgun sequence genome contains the following window.
GTCTTGTCTTTCTCTTTAGTCACGGGCTTGGATATCATCTTCAACCGCCATTCATTTTGTTTCTTCCGAATCTCCTGCCGGGCCTTGACCATCAACATGTTTCGGGTTTCCATGCCAGTCAACTCTCTAGTGATGTTTGGCATATGGTATGTTCCAGAAAAACCATAAACACTTGATCCAGCATTCGTACTGGAAGTTCCAAATCCACCATGTCCCTGGGCTGAATTATTGTTCGTTCCAGATCTCCTGACATCTTCATCTAATTTTCTCTTTTTAATATTTGCCTCCCACCCAGAGGAGATATGTGATTCAGTTTGTGCTCTCTTCAACTTATCCTGTGCCAGTTGAACAACATTGGCGGCTTTTGCTGCAATCGAAGAATCTGTTCTACCTACAGTAGCTGTTCCAGAGAGTGAATCCTCATGGTGGTTAACATACCTAAAAGAATTTGGATCTGACTGGCCTGGAATGGACTTTCGAGCAGCCGCACAATTTTTTACAGGATCATAAGCATTTCGACTGGGTACATGATTACCATGACTTGGGTACCGCTGCCGAGGAAACTGATTGGTTGGTTCAGAACAATTAAATGGTGAAGCAGTCTCTACAGCCGTAAAGGCCTTCTTACAATTGGGACAAAGAAGAGTATTGTTAAGATATATCCTTACATACTCATAATGCATCTTGCACAAATTACAGATCGTCCAAAATGTATCAGTTCTTTGATGGGATGGAGCAGGAGTTGTAGGAGGGGTAGGTTTAGGGGGAACCTTCACATTATTATTTTGGGTCACCGGAGCTGATGATGTCCTGCTTGCAAATTTGTAATATCCATTCGCCCTGGGTGCTGCTGATGGACCACCATTATGCATAGGAACCTTCTGGGGAAACCCCTTGGAGCCTCTCCTTTGATTATAAGCCAGCCTTTTTGCCTTATCAGATAACAAAGTCCATGCTTCAGAAACTAGTTTAAATGCACCTTCGGCACCAGCAGATTTATTTTTATCAGGGTGCAGCATGAGGGCAAACTTTCTGTACTGTTTTCTTATTGTTTCATCATCAGATGAGGGGCTTACACCAAGTACTCCATACCAATCTACTTCCCCACTTATCTTATTCTCCGcagatacatatacatccagTGTCGCCAGCAATTGGGATATGCCATCCAACCCAGCATACAGAGTTTGAGCTTTCAAGGAAAATTTTCTAGCACCTCCAAAATCTTTTTTCTCTAACTTTCCCTCAGCAATTGATTTGGCCCTAAGGGCTTCATCTTTATTGCATTCCATCCTTAAAAATGAtatgcctccaaattttcacCTGATTATCAATGCGTGTATTCTAGAGTCGCAACAAGAACCACCGAATAACAGGGGTTGTTTGGCAACAAAGGTCCTCCCGAATAATAATTTCCAAACACCTGGGGCATGACAGaggataaaatatatattattacaaaatatatatatatatcccagaACAGAATTATTATGATTAAAATGCGATATTCATGGAACAGTATGAGTTCATAAATAATATCAAGTGAGTCATATTTTGTTGACTATCAAGATTTACTAGGGGTGATGGATCACAACAAACCTAGCAATCACACCATTACAGAATATCGGCAAATAACTGGCTTATGACTTTAACTTCCAAAGTAATATCCTCGAAGGCTTGGAATcaaacgtgaaatcaattattGAGATCAGAACTAAAACAAATAAGTAAAAAATTCCGCATACACCATGTCTTGCAGCAGCAGTGCAGCCAATAGATTGATACACAGACAACACTTATTAGAATTTCAACCACCAACACATTATTGAGCACCCCATCTTCTCGACATTACAAAAAAGTCAAGAACTAAAGGCACTAAAACACGACCTGCTTTACACCAACGAAATTACTCTTGCTCAGGATCATTATGTAGTTTCTTTAAACTTTTTTCAATACCAACTGCCTAATAATACTCAACATCCACCACCCATTGTAGCCTAAAAAGGATTAGGAATATTGGCATTTGGCCGACACTAAATAATATGTAATCATTATAAAGGAACCGCCT
Protein-coding sequences here:
- the LOC142540121 gene encoding uncharacterized protein LOC142540121; this encodes MECNKDEALRAKSIAEGKLEKKDFGGARKFSLKAQTLYAGLDGISQLLATLDVYVSAENKISGEVDWYGVLGVSPSSDDETIRKQYRKFALMLHPDKNKSAGAEGAFKLVSEAWTLLSDKAKRLAYNQRRGSKGFPQKVPMHNGGPSAAPRANGYYKFASRTSSAPVTQNNNVKVPPKPTPPTTPAPSHQRTDTFWTICNLCKMHYEYVRIYLNNTLLCPNCKKAFTAVETASPFNCSEPTNQFPRQRYPSHGNHVPSRNAYDPVKNCAAARKSIPGQSDPNSFRYVNHHEDSLSGTATVGRTDSSIAAKAANVVQLAQDKLKRAQTESHISSGWEANIKKRKLDEDVRRSGTNNNSAQGHGGFGTSSTNAGSSVYGFSGTYHMPNITRELTGMETRNMLMVKARQEIRKKQNEWRLKMISKPVTKEKDKTKASKKEISRERQVNRASGNAAKEDPVVPSINVPDPDFYDFDLDRTESSFGDNEVWAAYDNDDGMPRFYALINKVISRKPFKLRISWLNSKTNSEFGSLDWIGSGFYKTCGEFRVGKYETCKFINAFSHKVSCSKGLRGGILILPRKGDVWAVYKNWSFDWNEQTPDEVIHQYDMVTVLDNYSDDMGVTVAPLVKVVGFKTVFCPNLDPEMIHRIPKEEMFRFSHQVPKHLLSGQEAQNAPKDCLELDPAATPLELLQVIT